From Triticum urartu cultivar G1812 chromosome 2, Tu2.1, whole genome shotgun sequence, a single genomic window includes:
- the LOC125538341 gene encoding protein disulfide isomerase-like 1-2 isoform X2, producing the protein MDVPLALPFATLVVVLLLSSGPIAAEVDGTAVLGEAVLTLDAGNFSEVVAKHEFIVVEFYAPWCGHCKELAPEYEKAASMLRKRDPPVVLAKVDAYDESNKELKDKYKVHGYPAIKIIRKGGSDVSAYGGPRDAEGIVEYLTRQVGPASLEIRSAVDASRSIGDKGVVLVGVFPEFAGIEYENFMAVANKMRTDYDFFHTSDASILPRGDLTVKGPLLRLFKPFDELFVDSQDFDDDAIKKFIEVSGFPTVVTFDADPTNHKFIERYYSTPSAKAMLFLRFSDDRVETFKSQMHEAARQLSGNNISFLIGDVSTADRAFEYFGLKESDVPLLLVLASTGKYLNPTMEPDQLIPWMKQYIYGNLTPYVKSEPIPKVNDQPVKVVVADNIDEIVFNSGKNVLLEFYAPWCGHCRKLAPILEEVAVSLHDDDDVVIAKMDGTANDIPTDFAVEGYPALYFYSSSGGDLLMYDGQRTAEEIISFIKKNRGAKAAAVEVTQTDAVEEE; encoded by the exons ATGGACGTTCCCCTGGCACTCCCTTTTGCCACCCTCGTCGTGGTCCTTCTGCTCTCCTCCGGCCCCATCGCGGCCGAGGTGGATGGCACAGCTGTGCTTGGAGAGGCGGTCCTGACACTTGACGCAGGCAACTTCTCGGAAGTGGTGGCCAAGCACGAGTTCATAGTCGTCGAGTTCTACGCGCCATG GTGTGGCCACTGCAAGGAGCTCGCTCCAGAG TACGAGAAAGCAGCCTCCATGCTGAGGAAGCGCGACCCTCCAGTGGTGCTCGCGAAGGTGGATGCGTACGACGAGAGCAACAAGGAGCTCAAGGACAAGTACAAGGTACATGGGTATCCGGCCATCAAGATCATCAGAAAAGGAGGGAGCGACGTGAGCGCCTATGGTGGCCCGAGGGACGCGGAGGGTATCGTGGAGTACCTCACGAGGCAGGTCGGCCCGGCATCTCTCGAGATCAGGTCTGCAGTGGATGCCTCACGCTCCATCGGCGACAAAGGGGTGGTCCTT GTGGGTGTATTCCCTGAGTTTGCTGGTATTGAGTATGAGAATTTTATGGCCGTGGCAAACAAGATGCGAACAGACTATGATTTCTTTCACACATCGGATGCGAGCATTCTGCCACGTGGTGATCTGACCGTCAAGGGCCCCCTTCTTCGACTCTTTAAGCCATTCGATGAGCTGTTTGTCGATTCACAA GATTTTGATGACGATGCAATCAAGAAGTTTATTGAGGTGTCTGGTTTCCCTACTGTAGTTACCTTCGACGCAGACCCGACCAACCATAAGTTTATTGAAAGATACTACAGCACGCCTAGTGCCAAA GCAATGCTTTTCTTGCGCTTCAGTGACGACAGAGTTGAGACCTTCAAGAGCCAGATGCATGAAGCAGCCAGGCAGCTCAGCGGTAATAACATCAGTTTTCTAATTGGTGATGTTTCAACCGCAGACCGCGCCTTCGAG TATTTCGGGCTCAAAGAAAGTGATGTTCCCCTCCTCCTCGTGCTAGCATCTACTGGAAAATATCTCAATCCAACCATGGAGCCTGACCAGCTCATACCCTGGATGAAGCAGTATATA TATGGCAACTTAACACCTTATGTTAAGTCAGAGCCAATTCCTAAGGTGAATGATCAACCTGTTAAAGTTGTCGTGGCTGACAATATTGATGAAATTGTTTTTAACTCTGGCAAAAATG TTCTACTCGAGTTCTATGCACCTTGGTGCGGTCATTGCCGGAAGTTGGCCCCGATTCTGGAGGAAGTTGCTGTCTCGTTGCACGACGATGATGATGTAGTCATAGCGAAGATG GATGGTACTGCGAACGATATCCCGACAGACTTCGCGGTCGAGGGATACCCAGCGCTGTACTTCTATTCTTCTAGTGGAGGGGATCTCTTGATGTATGACGGGCAGAGGACGGCCGAGGAGATCATCAGTTTTATCAAGAAGAACAGAGGGGCCAAAGCTGCTGCAGTAGAAGTAACCCAGACGGATGCTGTAGAAGAGGAG TGA
- the LOC125538341 gene encoding protein disulfide isomerase-like 1-2 isoform X1, translating to MDVPLALPFATLVVVLLLSSGPIAAEVDGTAVLGEAVLTLDAGNFSEVVAKHEFIVVEFYAPWCGHCKELAPEYEKAASMLRKRDPPVVLAKVDAYDESNKELKDKYKVHGYPAIKIIRKGGSDVSAYGGPRDAEGIVEYLTRQVGPASLEIRSAVDASRSIGDKGVVLVGVFPEFAGIEYENFMAVANKMRTDYDFFHTSDASILPRGDLTVKGPLLRLFKPFDELFVDSQDFDDDAIKKFIEVSGFPTVVTFDADPTNHKFIERYYSTPSAKAMLFLRFSDDRVETFKSQMHEAARQLSGNNISFLIGDVSTADRAFEYFGLKESDVPLLLVLASTGKYLNPTMEPDQLIPWMKQYIYGNLTPYVKSEPIPKVNDQPVKVVVADNIDEIVFNSGKNVLLEFYAPWCGHCRKLAPILEEVAVSLHDDDDVVIAKMDGTANDIPTDFAVEGYPALYFYSSSGGDLLMYDGQRTAEEIISFIKKNRGAKAAAVEVTQTDAVEEEVTSSTPSGSIQDEL from the exons ATGGACGTTCCCCTGGCACTCCCTTTTGCCACCCTCGTCGTGGTCCTTCTGCTCTCCTCCGGCCCCATCGCGGCCGAGGTGGATGGCACAGCTGTGCTTGGAGAGGCGGTCCTGACACTTGACGCAGGCAACTTCTCGGAAGTGGTGGCCAAGCACGAGTTCATAGTCGTCGAGTTCTACGCGCCATG GTGTGGCCACTGCAAGGAGCTCGCTCCAGAG TACGAGAAAGCAGCCTCCATGCTGAGGAAGCGCGACCCTCCAGTGGTGCTCGCGAAGGTGGATGCGTACGACGAGAGCAACAAGGAGCTCAAGGACAAGTACAAGGTACATGGGTATCCGGCCATCAAGATCATCAGAAAAGGAGGGAGCGACGTGAGCGCCTATGGTGGCCCGAGGGACGCGGAGGGTATCGTGGAGTACCTCACGAGGCAGGTCGGCCCGGCATCTCTCGAGATCAGGTCTGCAGTGGATGCCTCACGCTCCATCGGCGACAAAGGGGTGGTCCTT GTGGGTGTATTCCCTGAGTTTGCTGGTATTGAGTATGAGAATTTTATGGCCGTGGCAAACAAGATGCGAACAGACTATGATTTCTTTCACACATCGGATGCGAGCATTCTGCCACGTGGTGATCTGACCGTCAAGGGCCCCCTTCTTCGACTCTTTAAGCCATTCGATGAGCTGTTTGTCGATTCACAA GATTTTGATGACGATGCAATCAAGAAGTTTATTGAGGTGTCTGGTTTCCCTACTGTAGTTACCTTCGACGCAGACCCGACCAACCATAAGTTTATTGAAAGATACTACAGCACGCCTAGTGCCAAA GCAATGCTTTTCTTGCGCTTCAGTGACGACAGAGTTGAGACCTTCAAGAGCCAGATGCATGAAGCAGCCAGGCAGCTCAGCGGTAATAACATCAGTTTTCTAATTGGTGATGTTTCAACCGCAGACCGCGCCTTCGAG TATTTCGGGCTCAAAGAAAGTGATGTTCCCCTCCTCCTCGTGCTAGCATCTACTGGAAAATATCTCAATCCAACCATGGAGCCTGACCAGCTCATACCCTGGATGAAGCAGTATATA TATGGCAACTTAACACCTTATGTTAAGTCAGAGCCAATTCCTAAGGTGAATGATCAACCTGTTAAAGTTGTCGTGGCTGACAATATTGATGAAATTGTTTTTAACTCTGGCAAAAATG TTCTACTCGAGTTCTATGCACCTTGGTGCGGTCATTGCCGGAAGTTGGCCCCGATTCTGGAGGAAGTTGCTGTCTCGTTGCACGACGATGATGATGTAGTCATAGCGAAGATG GATGGTACTGCGAACGATATCCCGACAGACTTCGCGGTCGAGGGATACCCAGCGCTGTACTTCTATTCTTCTAGTGGAGGGGATCTCTTGATGTATGACGGGCAGAGGACGGCCGAGGAGATCATCAGTTTTATCAAGAAGAACAGAGGGGCCAAAGCTGCTGCAGTAGAAGTAACCCAGACGGATGCTGTAGAAGAGGAGGTAACATCATCCACTCCATCGGGGTCCATTCAAGACGAACTTTAA
- the LOC125538340 gene encoding pentatricopeptide repeat-containing protein At2g13600 has protein sequence MARHHHHHFVSHLRASAPLADLLRSAPSLPAAHAAHARALKSPYADETFLLNTLVSAYARLGRLPDARRVFDEIPRPNTFSYNALLSAHARLGNPADVRALFGAIPDPDQCSYNAVIAALAQHSRGADALLFFAAMHADDFVLNAYSFASALSACAVEKDLRAGVQVHALVSKSPHAKDVYIGSALLDMYAKCEGPEEARRVFEAMPERNVVSWNSLITCYEQNGPVGEALVLFVRMMNAGLVPDEVTLASVMSACAGLAADREGRQVHACVVKSDRFREDMVLSNALVDMYAKCGRTWEARCVFDRMASRSVVSETSLITGYARSANVEDAQVVFSQMVEKNVIAWNVLIAAYAQNGDEEEALRLFVRLKRESVWPTHYTYGNVLNACGNVADLQLGQQAHVHVLKEGFRFDFGPESDVFVGNSLVDMYLKTGSIDDGVKVFERMAARDTVSWNAMIVGHAQNGRAKEALHLFERMLCSKESPDSVTMIGVLSACGHSGLVEEGRRYFRSMTEDHGITPSQDHYTCMIDLLGRAGHLKEVEELIKEMPMEPDSVLWASLLGSCRLHKNIEMGELAAGKLFELDPENSGPYVLLSNMYAELGKWADVYRVRRSMKSRGVIKQPGCSWIEIGRQVSVFLARDNGHPCRNEIHDTLRIIQMQMSRVSVDAENADGLMNYSSEACG, from the coding sequence ATGGCGcgacaccaccaccaccacttcgtCTCCCACCTCCGAGCATCCGCGCCGCTCGCCGACCTCCTCCGGTCCGCGCCAAGCCTGCCCGCCGCCCACGCAGCGCACGCGCGCGCCCTCAAGTCGCCCTACGCGGACGAGACTTTCCTCCTCAACACCCTCGTCTCCGCCTACGCGCGACTCGGCCGCCTCCCCGACGCGCGCAGGGTGTTCGACGAGATTCCCCGCCCCAACACCTTCTCCTACAACGCCCTCCTCTCCGCGCACGCCCGCCTTGGCAACCCCGCCGACGTCCGTGCTCTCTTCGGCGCCATCCCCGACCCGGACCAGTGCTCCTACAACGCGGTCATCGCCGCGCTCGCGCAGCACAGCCGTGGCGCCGACGCCCTCCTGTTCTTCGCCGCCATGCACGCCGACGACTTCGTGCTCAATGCCTACTCCTTTGCCAGCGCCCTGAGCGCCTGTGCCGTGGAGAAGGACCTGAGGGCCGGGGTGCAGGTGCATGCCCTTGTTTCCAAGTCGCCGCATGCCAAGGACGTGTATATTGGCAGTGCGCTCTTGGACATGTATGCCAAGTGCGAGGGGCCGGAGGAGGCACGGAGGGTGTTCGAGGCAATGCCGGAGCGGAATGTCGTTTCCTGGAACAGCTTGATCACTTGCTATGAGCAGAACGGCCCTGTGGGTGAGGCGCTGGTACTGTTTGTCAGGATGATGAATGCTGGTCTTGTGCCCGATGAGGTGACACTTGCAAGTGTCATGAGTGCGTGTGCGGGCCTTGCTGCGGATAGAGAAGGACGGCAGGTTCATGCGTGCGTGGTGAAATCCGATAGGTTTAGGGAGGACATGGTGCTGAGCAACGCTCTGGTGGACATGTACGCCAAATGTGGGAGGACATGGGAGGCGAGGTGTGTGTTTGACCGCATGGCTTCCAGGAGTGTTGTCTCTGAAACATCACTCATCACCGGGTACGCAAGGTCTGCTAATGTGGAAGATGCTCAGGTGGTGTTCTCACAGATGGTCGAGAAGAATGTCATTGCTTGGAATGTGCTCATTGCAGCATATGCACAGAACGGTGACGAGGAGGAGGCACTTAGGCTCTTTGTCAGGCTGAAAAGAGAGTCAGTTTGGCCAACACATTACACATACGGAAATGTTCTCAATGCATGTGGCAATGTTGCTGATCTTCAGCTTGGTCAGCAAGCTCATGTGCATGTCCTGAAGGAAGGTTTTCGCTTTGACTTTGGACCAGAGTCTGATGTGTTTGTTGGGAATTCCCTTGTAGACATGTACCTGAAGACAGGATCAATTGATGATGGTGTGAAGGTGTTTGAGAGGATGGCAGCCAGAGATACTGTGTCGTGGAATGCCATGATTGTCGGTCATGCACAGAACGGCCGTGCAAAAGAAGCACTGCATCTTTTTGAGAGAATGTTATGCAGTAAAGAGAGCCCAGATTCTGTCACCATGATTGGTGTTCTGTCTGCCTGTGGCCATTCTGGATTAGTGGAGGAGGGCCGGAGATACTTTCGGTCCATGACTGAGGATCATGGGATAACTCCATCCCAAGATCACTACACATGTATGATTGATTTGCTTGGTCGTGCCGGTCATCTAAAAGAAGTTGAGGAGCTCATAAAGGAGATGCCAATGGAACCTGACAGCGTGCTCTGGGCTTCTCTGCTAGGTTCTTGCAGGCTACATAAGAATATTGAGATGGGAGAACTGGCAGCTGGGAAGTTGTTTGAGCTTGATCCTGAGAACTCTGGACCCTACGTTCTTCTCTCGAATATGTACGCTGAGTTGGGGAAATGGGCAGATGTATATAGAGTGAGGAGATCCATGAAGAGCAGAGGTGTCATTAAGCAGCCTGGCTGTAGTTGGATTGAGATAGGCAGGCAAGTGAGTGTGTTTCTCGCACGAGATAACGGACATCCCTGCAGGAATGAGATACACGATACCTTGAGAATCATTCAGATGCAGATGAGTAGGGTGAGTGTAGATGCTGAAAATGCTGATGGCCTGATGAATTACAGCTCTGAAGCCTGTGGCTAG